The following is a genomic window from Pseudothermotoga thermarum DSM 5069.
GCTTTAAAGGAAATAGGAAATATAATGTGTGGTTCTTACATAACCGCGCTTGCAGAATTCACGGAATTCTACCTTGACCCAACTCCCCCAGAGCTTACTATAGACATGCTTGCAGCTATAGTTGCCGAAGCAGTTTTGGAAAGGTATTATGAATTCGAAGAAAACGTTGTAGTAGTTGAAACGCAAATAAGTATGGAAGGCGTGCAATCGATAACTTCTTACATGTTCTTGATTCCCGGAAAGGATTGCCTTGATAAGATCTTCAAGAAGGTGGGAATAGCATGACAAGGAAAGTGATAATTGGTATAGGCGAAATAGCAATAGAAAGTAATCCTTGTGTGCTTGTGACACTTGGACTTGGGTCTTGCGTTGGCGTGTGCATGAGAGACCCTGTTGCTAAAATTGGAGGAATGGCTCATGTAATGCTTCCAGAAAGTCCTGGTAAGGATGTCAAAACACCCGGAAAGTATGCGGATACCGCTGTGGACTATTTGGTGGAGAAACTCGTCGAAAGGGGAGCTGTGAAATCCAGACTGGAAGCAAAGATAGCCGGAGGAGCTTCGATGTTTGAGTCAGGTTCAATGAACATCGGCCAAAGAAACGTTGAGGCAGTTAAAAATCGATTGAAATTTCACGGTATACCGTTGAAAGCCGAGGACACAGGTGGCAACCGTGCAAGGAGTATTGAATACAACATAGAGACTGGTAAGCTTCTTATCAGAAAAGTTGGAGGAGGAGAAACTGTTCAAATCATCGAAATATAACAAGAAAGGTGAAATGTCGTGTTCAAGCAAGACGAAGAGAAGATAATCAAAGAAATGCTGCCAATGGTGAAGATGATAGCACTTGATTTGAAAAACAACCTTCCAAAAAACGTTGAACTGGACGATTTGATACAGGAAGGAGTTCTCGCTTTAATTGCGGCAATAAGAAGGTACGACCCGAAGAAAGGTGTAAACATCCACAGATATGCAATAAAAAGAGTCAAGGGGGCAATGTACGATTATCTCAGAAAGATAGATTGGATGCCAAGAAATCTTAGAAGAAACATAAAAGAAGTGGAAAAGGCCATTTACGAACTTGAGCCAAGCTTGGGGCGTTTTCCAACGATTGAGGAAATTTCGATGTACACTGGTTTGACGACAGCGGAAGTGAAAAGAGCCTTAGATGAAATGGTTAGAAAACAGTTTCTAATGCTTGATCAATATTTGTACGACGAGGAAACGTTTTTGGATCAACTTAAAGACGACGACGAACCGTTTAAGCAAGCTCAGAGGGAAATTTTGCTTGAAGATCTTACCCAAGCTATATCGAGGCTTGATCCAAAGGAACAACTGGTTCTTTCCTTGAGATTTGAACAAGATCTTTCTTTGAAAGAAATAGGTCTAATAATAGGAGCAAGTGAATCGCGAGTTTCGCAAATAATTTCTTCGGCGTTGATAAAGATAAAGAACTTTTTGATGGGTGGAGAGCATGATAACTCCGGTGGATCTTCAGGTAGTGATAGTGAGGGGAAATGAATTATCACAAAATGCTGCGCAGGTTTTGAATGCGCATTCTGTTGTGCTACAACTTTTACAATCGGAATTGATTAGAAAATCTCAACAAGAGACAAAACAAGTTAATCCTGAAAATAAAATCGAAGACAAGCTGGTTAAATCCTCCGTTGAAGAGGAAGCAAAAAGAGGCAGTTATCAGATGAACTACAGCCGTCGCCAAAAAATCATCGAACCTTTGAAAGAAGAAAGCAAAGGCTGCATTTTGGATGTGAGACTATGATTGGTTACATTTCCACCAAAAAGATAGATGAAAAATACGTTGGAGGGCTTTTGATCGTTGATCAAGCCGGAATTCCTTTGGAATTCAAATATACAGAGCCTGTGATTCCAACTCAGCTACAAAAAATACTTTACGGAAAGTCCCTCGAAACGTATCTCTACGTTGAAGTCATAGGAAAAAATTTGCTTAAAAAAGCCGAGAACAAGTGTGAATTTTATTTCACCGATACCCCCATATTAGTTGATTGTGCAGAAAATGTTTTCTTCATCACTTACCATCCCTCAATTGTTGAAGAGGTTCAAAAAATTTCTGCCGAGGAATGTGTAATTCCAGCTCAAAGTGGTTCAATAAAAGTCTCGGCGGCGAAAGAGATCAAGCAGGAAACTTTGGAAAAATTGGTAAAAATGCTTGAAGAAATCGATGTCATGGAACCTTTTCAAAGGCTTCAGAAGGCGCTTGAATACGTATGCAGATCATCCGCTGGTTGATTGAAAGCTTGAAAATGGAACTTGGCCTTTTGAAGGTAAATACGGTTGATTTACATGTGGATTTGCCAGATGTGCACGTTGAGAAAACCCAGGCAAACGTTATTGATCGAACTGAACGAATTGAGAATCAAGTTAGGTTTTTGGACGAAAGCTTCCAACTGGTCGTTAAAAAATTTGCAAAGCCGGAAAATGACTTACGCATCGTTTCCTTTGAACTTGGTTCTAACAACGTGGCGGTAAAAGAAATAAAACTTTCCACCACAATGGTTAGCTGTTTACTTTTCAACGACAAAAGATTTTCCAGCGCTGTTAAAGAGGTAAAAGGTTTAAGTTGTACAAGTGTTTTTTCCATCCAACCACTGCACTGTAACATTTCGAGTCGAGATTTGCCGGTGCTCAAAGTAGCAAGGTTTAAGCCGATTGCTTTACCAAAGGATGAAAGAGTGATCAAAGCGATTGTGAAAGTGATTTCAAAAGAAAAAATTCCACAGCAATTCAAGTTTGTCGGATTTTACAAATCTGTACCAATTCAAAGCGCAAAGAAAGTTCTTACGATAAACGATGAGTTGCTAATCGAATTGAGTGATAAGACATCTAAAAGGATGGATGTTCTAGTTTTTAAAAATGGCCAAGAGTACAGGTTTGTGGTTTTCTCACTCAAGGAACTGATGAAGAATCTTTAAAACTTCCTGTGGTTCAACGCCGTAGATCAGTAGGCAATCTTCTTTTTCGTTGTAAATGTGCTTTTTGTTCAATTTTATTTGTTTTAAAGCCG
Proteins encoded in this region:
- the cheD gene encoding chemoreceptor glutamine deamidase/glutamate methylesterase CheD produces the protein MTRKVIIGIGEIAIESNPCVLVTLGLGSCVGVCMRDPVAKIGGMAHVMLPESPGKDVKTPGKYADTAVDYLVEKLVERGAVKSRLEAKIAGGASMFESGSMNIGQRNVEAVKNRLKFHGIPLKAEDTGGNRARSIEYNIETGKLLIRKVGGGETVQIIEI
- a CDS encoding sigma-70 family RNA polymerase sigma factor, which codes for MFKQDEEKIIKEMLPMVKMIALDLKNNLPKNVELDDLIQEGVLALIAAIRRYDPKKGVNIHRYAIKRVKGAMYDYLRKIDWMPRNLRRNIKEVEKAIYELEPSLGRFPTIEEISMYTGLTTAEVKRALDEMVRKQFLMLDQYLYDEETFLDQLKDDDEPFKQAQREILLEDLTQAISRLDPKEQLVLSLRFEQDLSLKEIGLIIGASESRVSQIISSALIKIKNFLMGGEHDNSGGSSGSDSEGK